The Legionella cincinnatiensis genome includes a region encoding these proteins:
- the pbpC gene encoding penicillin-binding protein 1C, which translates to MNKTFKFLSIIFVGLFVSAYLIIFFLPKPMLLEGTRFSRAVYDDRHQLLRLTLSQDEKYRLFTPLSQISKQLIDATLLQEDQYFYWHHGVNPWATIKAIWQTYGVQSRRVGASTITMQVARMHYGLNSKHITGKFIQIIRAIQIEMHYSKEQILEAYLNLAPYGGNIEGVGAASLVYFGTSVNKITLPQALTLSIIPQNPGKRTPNNKELRKIRAHLLERWLYKHPEDVNKKGMFDLPLVMQNIHTLPFYAPHFTNTLLQDTSLKQQSIDTTLDYRTQMIIERITRHYLARKKSMGVNNAAILLLDTRDMGIKGMLGSADFFNQSISGQINGTETKRSPGSTLKPFIYGLALDQGLIHPDTVLKDVPHSFNGYNPENFDYDFMGPIKAKDALVLSRNIPAIYLASQLTNPTLHQLLEKAQISQLRSESFYGLSLSLGGVELTMKELVGLYAMLVNDGFWYPIRSIKDEVKPKGIRVLSPEASYLVLDMLKNTPQLDYLPRGGTQLPVAWKTGTSSGYRDAWAIGVFGPYVLAVWIGNFDNKANPAFIGKDIAAPLFFELIDALKQERGPVRALDKDPEQMNLKKIEICKASGMLPTRYCQDTEWGWFIPGKSPIKTDTIYREVAINSKTGLRTCHIDADTRFEIFEFWPSDLLNIFKKAGIQRHSPPFFEPDCALSGNASINPHITSPQNGITYVIRADSQQNNTIPLTAVTDAGVAYVYWFINETFIAKTKAGESYLWSAKPGKFVVRAVDNHGQSAARDITVQLDS; encoded by the coding sequence ATGAACAAAACATTTAAATTCTTAAGCATAATCTTTGTTGGACTATTTGTCAGTGCCTATTTGATAATATTTTTTTTACCAAAACCGATGCTATTGGAAGGTACTCGTTTTTCGCGCGCAGTTTATGATGATCGTCATCAGTTATTAAGATTAACTTTAAGTCAAGACGAGAAATATCGACTTTTTACACCATTATCACAAATCTCAAAACAACTCATTGATGCGACATTGTTACAAGAGGATCAGTATTTTTATTGGCATCATGGGGTCAATCCTTGGGCGACCATAAAGGCGATTTGGCAAACTTATGGCGTACAATCGCGCAGAGTTGGCGCTTCAACGATTACGATGCAAGTTGCACGCATGCATTATGGTTTAAATTCAAAACACATAACAGGGAAATTCATCCAAATTATTCGTGCGATACAAATTGAAATGCATTATAGCAAAGAGCAAATATTAGAGGCATATTTAAATTTGGCTCCTTATGGTGGCAATATTGAAGGAGTGGGGGCCGCAAGTTTGGTTTATTTTGGAACTTCAGTAAATAAGATTACTTTACCACAAGCTTTAACCTTGAGCATCATTCCTCAAAACCCAGGAAAAAGAACACCAAACAATAAAGAGTTACGCAAAATCAGGGCGCATTTATTAGAGCGTTGGCTCTATAAACATCCTGAGGATGTCAATAAAAAGGGAATGTTTGATTTGCCTTTAGTCATGCAAAATATCCATACCCTCCCGTTTTACGCACCTCATTTTACGAATACTCTATTACAAGATACATCATTGAAACAACAAAGTATTGATACAACTTTAGATTACCGCACGCAAATGATTATCGAGCGGATTACACGCCATTACCTTGCGAGAAAAAAAAGTATGGGCGTAAATAATGCGGCAATTTTACTTTTAGACACCCGAGATATGGGGATTAAAGGGATGTTGGGCTCCGCTGACTTTTTTAATCAAAGTATTAGTGGCCAAATTAATGGTACAGAAACCAAACGATCACCTGGGTCAACACTTAAGCCCTTTATTTATGGTTTGGCTTTGGATCAAGGTTTAATTCATCCAGATACTGTTTTAAAAGATGTGCCTCATAGCTTTAATGGCTATAATCCAGAAAATTTTGATTATGATTTTATGGGACCAATTAAGGCCAAAGATGCATTGGTTCTCAGTCGCAATATTCCTGCAATTTATCTTGCAAGTCAATTGACCAATCCAACGCTGCATCAATTGTTAGAGAAAGCACAAATAAGTCAACTTCGCTCAGAATCTTTCTACGGCCTTTCTTTAAGCTTAGGTGGTGTTGAGTTAACCATGAAGGAATTGGTTGGGTTATACGCCATGTTAGTGAATGATGGTTTTTGGTATCCCATTCGTAGTATTAAAGATGAAGTAAAACCTAAAGGTATTCGTGTATTAAGTCCTGAAGCAAGTTACCTTGTATTAGATATGCTAAAAAACACGCCACAATTGGATTATCTCCCTCGAGGAGGAACACAGTTACCCGTTGCTTGGAAAACTGGAACATCATCAGGTTATCGTGATGCTTGGGCAATTGGTGTATTTGGTCCTTATGTTTTAGCGGTATGGATAGGAAACTTTGACAATAAAGCCAATCCTGCGTTTATTGGTAAAGATATTGCTGCTCCATTGTTCTTTGAACTTATTGACGCATTAAAACAAGAGCGAGGGCCCGTTCGAGCATTAGATAAAGATCCAGAACAAATGAATCTGAAAAAAATAGAAATCTGTAAAGCTTCTGGAATGTTACCAACACGCTATTGCCAAGATACTGAATGGGGCTGGTTTATTCCAGGAAAATCACCTATAAAGACCGATACAATTTATCGAGAAGTTGCCATTAATAGCAAAACAGGTTTACGAACATGTCATATTGATGCAGATACACGTTTCGAAATTTTCGAATTTTGGCCCTCTGATTTACTCAATATTTTTAAGAAAGCTGGAATACAAAGACACTCGCCGCCTTTTTTTGAACCTGATTGTGCATTATCAGGAAATGCGAGTATTAATCCACATATAACTTCTCCTCAAAATGGAATTACTTATGTTATTCGGGCTGACTCTCAGCAAAATAATACTATTCCCCTTACTGCTGTGACGGATGCAGGAGTTGCTTATGTATATTGGTTTATCAATGAAACATTCATTGCAAAAACGAAAGCAGGTGAGTCTTATCTCTGGAGTGCTAAGCCTGGTAAATTTGTGGTTCGAGCAGTCGATAATCATGGCCAATCTGCTGCTCGCGATATTACTGTTCAATTAGACAGTTAA
- a CDS encoding cation:proton antiporter: MPEKLVFAFSLILLAGFLCQWIASYFKIAAILFLLCTGIFIGPIMHWINPDKQLGALLLPFISLAVAIILFEGSMTLRYSKIIGLGSVICNLISIGVFITFVSTGLTTHWIINFSWEVSFLFAALMVVTGPTVIGPMLRILRPNSNIANVLHWEGILIDPIGAILAVLVFEFIISNNVSEGFISGLLSFGKIIITGVSFGVIGGLFIGIAFKKYWIPQYLHNFAVLTVISLIYASSNYIISESGLLSATVMGVTLANVKDIELDDILNFKESLSLVLLSILFIILAARINLSSFISLGYPAILLFLFIQFLIRPLNVYVCSISSTLSLAERHMIAWIAPRGIVAAAISSLFAIQLGHFGYPEAEQLVPLTFFMILGTITLQSLTAKIIALKLNVAEPEPQGFLIIGANKVAQAIAEELHKNEFYVCLIAEEWPSLCEARMKGLATIWGNPISQHVENNMDLIKIKQLLILTPYLELNILAAKHFRSYFQSQDIFTIQTILPEEGQKQEKFNFKHSGRTIFTEEITYQFLENWLNQNAKLKTTLITEEFSYEDYLHAKNVPLFAIDPKGLIHVLTKDSSFTPINAWKIVGISLV, translated from the coding sequence ATGCCTGAAAAATTAGTTTTTGCATTTTCACTTATCTTACTCGCAGGTTTTTTATGTCAATGGATTGCCTCCTATTTTAAAATAGCTGCAATTCTCTTTTTACTTTGTACAGGCATTTTTATTGGTCCAATCATGCATTGGATAAATCCTGACAAACAATTAGGCGCTTTATTACTTCCTTTCATTTCCCTTGCAGTTGCCATAATTTTGTTTGAAGGTAGTATGACATTAAGATACTCAAAAATTATTGGATTAGGTTCTGTAATTTGTAATTTAATTAGCATAGGTGTTTTTATTACCTTTGTCTCCACTGGATTAACAACCCATTGGATAATTAATTTTTCTTGGGAGGTCTCCTTCCTTTTTGCTGCCCTAATGGTAGTCACCGGCCCTACCGTAATTGGGCCAATGTTAAGAATTTTACGCCCTAATAGTAATATTGCTAATGTATTACATTGGGAAGGAATTTTAATTGATCCCATTGGCGCAATTTTAGCTGTATTGGTGTTTGAATTTATTATTTCTAATAACGTTTCAGAGGGTTTTATTTCTGGACTTCTTTCTTTTGGGAAAATAATCATTACTGGTGTTTCTTTTGGAGTTATTGGAGGTTTATTTATAGGAATTGCCTTTAAAAAATATTGGATTCCTCAATATCTGCATAATTTTGCTGTGTTAACAGTGATAAGTCTTATTTATGCAAGTTCTAATTATATTATTTCTGAGTCAGGTTTACTTAGTGCTACTGTTATGGGAGTTACTTTAGCCAATGTCAAAGACATTGAGTTAGATGATATACTCAATTTTAAGGAAAGTTTAAGTTTAGTACTTCTATCGATTTTATTTATTATTTTAGCTGCACGTATTAATTTATCTTCATTTATTAGTTTAGGTTATCCAGCTATTTTATTGTTTTTGTTCATTCAATTTTTAATTCGTCCATTAAATGTGTATGTGTGCTCAATAAGTTCCACATTATCTTTGGCGGAGCGACATATGATTGCTTGGATTGCTCCGCGTGGTATTGTTGCCGCAGCAATCTCTTCCTTATTTGCCATACAATTAGGCCATTTTGGGTACCCAGAAGCAGAACAATTAGTTCCTCTAACTTTCTTTATGATTCTTGGTACCATCACATTACAAAGTCTTACCGCTAAAATAATTGCGCTAAAATTAAATGTAGCCGAACCAGAACCTCAAGGATTTCTTATTATTGGAGCAAATAAAGTAGCACAAGCAATCGCAGAGGAACTGCATAAAAACGAATTTTATGTTTGTTTAATTGCTGAAGAATGGCCTTCCTTATGTGAGGCAAGAATGAAAGGGTTAGCAACAATATGGGGCAATCCTATATCGCAACATGTTGAAAATAATATGGATTTAATCAAAATCAAACAATTATTAATCCTTACACCTTATTTAGAGTTAAATATACTTGCAGCAAAACATTTTCGCTCTTACTTTCAGTCACAAGATATTTTTACTATTCAAACTATTCTTCCTGAAGAAGGACAAAAGCAGGAAAAATTTAATTTCAAACACAGTGGGAGAACGATTTTTACGGAAGAAATAACATACCAGTTTTTAGAAAATTGGTTAAATCAAAATGCTAAATTAAAAACAACACTCATAACCGAAGAGTTTTCCTATGAGGATTATTTACATGCTAAAAATGTGCCTTTATTTGCTATTGATCCTAAAGGATTGATACATGTATTGACAAAGGATTCCTCTTTTACTCCAATTAATGCGTGGAAAATAGTAGGTATTTCTTTAGTTTAA
- a CDS encoding YihY/virulence factor BrkB family protein — MFLWTKKLYSHCNEDNVTTRAAALAYYTLFSLVPILLISIYFAGTFFGEEVAKSQVLAVIKGLWGSEVALQIQKIINGVNYSSTTLFARIISTFILLFSSAGVFNEIQEGLNTIWKVKSNVNKGWFYLIKKRFLSFAMVFVFAFLLLVSLILSAFLALLSSHINYFLGTNVLMQLLISDLISFFILTLLFAMIFKYLPDVKLAWKHVWLGALVTSLLFSLGKIGIGIYLNQVRLVSVFGAAGFLIVLLLWFYYSAQIFFIGAEISKIHSEKSTL; from the coding sequence ATATTCTTATGGACAAAGAAACTTTACAGCCATTGCAATGAAGATAACGTAACAACCCGCGCAGCAGCTTTGGCTTATTATACTCTATTTTCTCTAGTTCCTATATTATTAATTTCCATTTACTTCGCTGGAACATTTTTTGGTGAAGAGGTAGCAAAAAGCCAAGTGTTAGCTGTAATAAAGGGTTTATGGGGAAGTGAAGTTGCCTTACAAATTCAAAAAATAATTAATGGCGTAAATTATTCTTCTACCACTTTATTCGCAAGAATAATAAGTACTTTTATTTTATTATTTAGTTCAGCAGGTGTTTTTAACGAAATTCAAGAGGGATTAAACACTATTTGGAAAGTTAAATCGAATGTTAACAAAGGATGGTTTTATCTTATTAAAAAAAGATTTTTATCCTTTGCGATGGTTTTTGTTTTCGCTTTTTTATTATTAGTTTCTTTAATCTTAAGTGCTTTTTTAGCATTGTTGAGTTCTCATATAAATTATTTTTTAGGAACAAATGTTTTAATGCAATTACTCATTAGTGATTTAATTTCATTTTTTATTTTAACTCTATTATTTGCTATGATTTTTAAATACTTACCTGACGTAAAACTTGCCTGGAAGCATGTATGGTTGGGTGCTCTAGTAACTTCTCTACTATTTAGTTTAGGAAAAATTGGAATCGGAATTTACCTAAATCAAGTTCGTCTTGTTTCAGTGTTTGGGGCGGCTGGTTTTTTAATTGTACTTTTGTTGTGGTTTTATTATTCAGCTCAAATTTTTTTTATTGGTGCTGAAATTTCAAAAATTCATTCGGAAAAAAGTACTTTATAA
- a CDS encoding methyltransferase domain-containing protein produces the protein MTQLTKRSKEKELIDLGPDYYTPQEYIQSLKKLFKINQLMGIFKHTVHLLKQFPPNAVLVDVGCGGGLFLISLGKYYPNMRLLGLDVSKEAIQLAQDELQNCQQLNRTISIEFQLQHQPKLELTPNSVDIILINLVCHHLDDEELVHFLLKANNTARHAVIINDLQRNFFAYWFYKIISPLLFNNRLITHDGLISIQKGFTRKELKTLLKQANINNYRIKWHFPFWWSILILKE, from the coding sequence ATGACTCAACTTACAAAACGATCAAAAGAAAAAGAATTAATTGATCTAGGCCCAGACTATTATACGCCGCAGGAATACATCCAGTCATTAAAAAAGCTTTTTAAAATTAATCAATTAATGGGTATTTTTAAACATACCGTCCATTTGCTAAAACAATTTCCTCCCAATGCGGTACTAGTTGATGTTGGTTGTGGCGGCGGATTATTTTTGATAAGTCTGGGTAAATATTATCCTAATATGCGTTTATTAGGTTTAGATGTCTCTAAAGAAGCTATTCAATTAGCTCAAGATGAATTGCAAAATTGTCAGCAACTCAATAGAACAATTTCTATTGAGTTTCAATTACAGCATCAACCCAAATTAGAATTAACACCAAATAGTGTAGATATCATATTAATCAATTTAGTTTGTCACCATTTAGATGATGAAGAGTTAGTTCATTTTTTACTTAAAGCCAATAATACAGCTCGTCATGCTGTCATAATCAATGATCTGCAGCGAAATTTTTTCGCTTATTGGTTTTACAAAATCATCAGTCCATTACTCTTTAATAATCGTTTAATTACTCATGATGGGCTTATTTCGATTCAGAAAGGTTTTACTCGAAAAGAACTAAAAACTTTATTGAAGCAGGCAAATATTAATAATTACCGTATAAAATGGCACTTCCCATTTTGGTGGAGTATTCTTATCTTAAAAGAGTAA
- a CDS encoding type III polyketide synthase encodes MQSKITAIGIANPPFKRTQVEVAKLIVDAFHLDESQERILKKIYKSSGINTRYSILSDYCKLPGEFEFFPNDPKDTFPSTAQRMHLYKQNALHLSMAAIENCLNSIAFDKKNITHLITVSCTGMYAPGIDIEIVQKLNLAPSVKRTAINFMGCYGAFNGLKVANAFCQAEQNANVLLVCVELCSIHFQNNFNLENMVSNALFADGAASVLIQNHSNLDKHFCIQSFYCDLVPQTHHDMAWSIADYGFDIVLSSYVPEAIKSGIFMFTKKLLQQSHYSFDDIHHYAIHPGGIKILQACEATLNIPTQKNEHAYEVLRNYGNMSSATVLFVLKKIWDKLEIKNDNQNIFSCAFGPGLTLEAMILKIYCN; translated from the coding sequence ATGCAATCAAAAATTACCGCCATTGGCATAGCAAATCCACCTTTTAAACGCACGCAAGTGGAAGTTGCTAAACTGATTGTAGACGCATTTCATCTTGATGAGAGCCAAGAAAGAATATTAAAAAAAATTTATAAATCCTCAGGAATCAACACTCGATATAGCATCTTAAGCGATTATTGCAAGTTGCCTGGAGAGTTCGAATTTTTCCCCAATGATCCTAAAGATACTTTTCCTTCCACAGCACAACGAATGCACTTATATAAACAAAATGCACTTCATTTGTCCATGGCAGCTATTGAAAATTGCCTAAATTCGATTGCATTTGATAAAAAAAATATCACGCATTTAATCACAGTAAGTTGTACTGGCATGTATGCACCTGGGATTGATATTGAAATTGTTCAAAAGCTTAATTTGGCTCCCTCTGTAAAGCGCACAGCAATTAATTTTATGGGATGCTATGGAGCGTTTAATGGTTTAAAAGTAGCTAATGCATTTTGCCAAGCAGAACAAAACGCCAATGTATTATTAGTATGTGTTGAGTTATGCAGTATTCACTTTCAAAATAATTTTAACCTAGAAAACATGGTTTCAAATGCTCTTTTTGCTGATGGCGCGGCATCTGTTTTGATTCAAAATCATTCTAACTTAGATAAGCATTTCTGTATTCAATCATTTTATTGTGATCTGGTGCCACAAACTCATCACGATATGGCATGGAGTATTGCTGACTATGGATTTGATATTGTATTGAGCTCTTATGTACCTGAGGCGATTAAATCAGGGATCTTTATGTTTACTAAAAAACTATTGCAACAATCACATTATTCCTTTGATGATATTCATCATTATGCAATTCATCCTGGCGGTATTAAAATTCTGCAGGCATGTGAAGCAACATTAAACATCCCTACTCAAAAGAATGAACATGCTTATGAAGTATTAAGAAACTATGGAAATATGTCTTCTGCAACCGTATTATTTGTTTTGAAAAAAATTTGGGATAAATTAGAGATTAAAAACGATAATCAAAATATTTTTAGTTGTGCATTTGGGCCAGGCTTAACCCTGGAAGCCATGATATTAAAAATATACTGTAATTAA
- a CDS encoding NAD(P)/FAD-dependent oxidoreductase → MTLDVLIIGGGPAGATVAILLAEAGWSVGLIEKKEFPRKKVCGEFISATSLPLLQILGLEKFYFEKGGPEITQVGLYAGDVILTANMPHLSSATNPYGRALGREYLDTALVNKAKFNGVNIWQPCEATHIQHKNGLFFCTIKKEDRTSEIICSVHVVIAYGSWGKPINSSDPKIHKASDLLAFKAHFKNCSLPTNLMPLLAFPGGYGGVVHSTPQHVALSCCIRRDMLKNLRLKSPDLPAGEVVFQYIKAHCRGVREVFDHAQNEGKWLAAGPIQPGIRSCYKNGIFFVGNIAGEAHPVVAEGISMAMQSAWLLSQSLLQFNLKQNKNQNDAGKYYTQQWRKYFAHRIHASAFFAHMVMIKPWGRALLLPIVQQFPALLTLGAKFSGKIQQVVPTNNRNNI, encoded by the coding sequence ATGACATTGGATGTGCTGATTATCGGAGGAGGGCCGGCTGGTGCTACGGTTGCTATTTTGCTTGCCGAAGCGGGGTGGTCAGTAGGCTTAATTGAAAAGAAAGAATTTCCACGTAAAAAAGTTTGCGGCGAATTCATCTCTGCCACGAGTTTGCCACTTTTACAAATATTAGGATTGGAAAAGTTCTACTTTGAAAAAGGGGGACCTGAGATTACCCAGGTAGGTCTGTATGCTGGTGATGTAATTTTGACAGCTAATATGCCACACTTGAGTTCCGCAACAAACCCATATGGAAGAGCACTTGGACGTGAATATTTAGACACTGCATTAGTTAATAAGGCTAAGTTTAATGGTGTCAATATTTGGCAACCTTGTGAAGCAACACATATACAGCATAAAAATGGCTTATTTTTTTGTACTATTAAAAAAGAAGATAGAACGTCTGAGATTATTTGTTCTGTGCACGTTGTTATAGCTTATGGTTCTTGGGGTAAACCCATTAATTCTTCAGATCCTAAAATACATAAGGCATCCGATCTCTTAGCATTTAAAGCACATTTCAAAAATTGCAGTTTGCCAACGAATTTGATGCCTTTATTAGCTTTCCCTGGAGGATATGGCGGCGTTGTGCATAGTACCCCACAACACGTCGCTCTTTCATGCTGTATTCGACGAGATATGTTGAAAAATTTGCGGCTGAAATCTCCTGATTTACCCGCAGGTGAAGTAGTGTTTCAGTACATTAAAGCCCATTGTCGTGGGGTTCGTGAGGTATTTGACCACGCCCAGAATGAAGGAAAATGGCTGGCTGCCGGTCCAATTCAGCCCGGTATTCGAAGCTGTTATAAAAATGGTATTTTTTTTGTGGGTAACATTGCTGGGGAAGCTCATCCTGTTGTAGCTGAGGGAATTAGTATGGCAATGCAATCCGCATGGCTACTTTCACAAAGTTTGCTTCAATTTAATCTCAAACAGAATAAAAATCAGAATGATGCCGGCAAATATTATACACAGCAATGGCGTAAATATTTTGCTCATCGAATCCATGCTTCTGCTTTTTTTGCACATATGGTAATGATAAAGCCTTGGGGTAGGGCATTGTTGCTGCCTATCGTGCAACAGTTTCCTGCTCTTTTAACCTTAGGGGCAAAATTCAGTGGTAAAATACAACAAGTTGTACCCACTAATAATCGTAATAATATTTAA
- a CDS encoding M15 family metallopeptidase — MSSHADQNKFLLIADPKILAIPIIDNHERMIDLKKQHEIAYGPSPEIPNNSDYTKLRKTVYEKLKQAQALLPQGLRFRLYEGYRSLKLQEMLFDARYAKVKAQHPSWSPAQLFHETTKLVSPVFNLDSSKNIPPHSTGGAIDVYLINDKGEEVDMGIHPKDWMSDLHGTLSLTNSDVISKEAKHYRHIMSDVLSRVGFVNYPTEYWHWSYGDRYWAYNYHKSHAIYSSYTAKENK; from the coding sequence ATGTCGAGTCATGCTGATCAAAACAAATTTTTATTAATTGCCGATCCCAAAATACTCGCTATCCCCATCATAGATAACCATGAAAGGATGATTGATTTAAAAAAACAGCATGAAATTGCTTACGGTCCTTCGCCTGAAATTCCGAATAATAGCGACTATACAAAACTAAGAAAAACAGTTTATGAGAAACTAAAACAAGCACAAGCATTATTGCCCCAAGGATTACGTTTTCGTTTGTATGAGGGATATCGGAGCTTAAAATTGCAAGAAATGTTATTCGATGCACGATATGCAAAAGTTAAAGCACAACACCCATCCTGGTCTCCTGCGCAGTTGTTTCATGAAACTACCAAATTGGTTTCACCGGTATTTAATTTGGATTCTTCAAAAAATATTCCACCGCATTCAACAGGTGGTGCTATTGATGTCTATTTAATTAATGACAAAGGTGAGGAAGTGGATATGGGCATTCATCCTAAAGATTGGATGAGCGATTTACATGGCACATTATCATTAACAAATTCTGATGTTATTTCAAAAGAAGCAAAACATTACCGACATATTATGAGTGACGTATTAAGTCGTGTAGGTTTTGTCAATTATCCCACCGAATATTGGCATTGGTCTTATGGTGATCGTTATTGGGCTTACAACTACCATAAATCTCATGCAATCTACAGTAGTTATACTGCAAAGGAAAACAAATAA
- a CDS encoding secondary thiamine-phosphate synthase enzyme YjbQ has product MHLEQHTLILNTTGRGTFDITDKINLIGANFSSQNGLCHLFLQHTSASLMICENYDAQVREDLENFLQKLIPDGDPLFKHTVEGKDDMPAHIRTILTQTSLSIPIQNKKLALGSWQGIYLYEHRYTPQQRHLLITLMG; this is encoded by the coding sequence ATGCACTTAGAACAACATACACTGATACTGAATACAACTGGTCGAGGTACTTTTGATATCACGGATAAAATCAATCTCATAGGCGCAAATTTTTCTTCTCAAAACGGACTATGCCACTTATTTTTACAGCATACAAGTGCGTCATTAATGATATGCGAAAACTATGATGCACAAGTACGCGAAGATTTAGAAAACTTTCTGCAGAAACTTATCCCAGATGGTGATCCCTTATTTAAGCATACTGTAGAAGGTAAAGATGATATGCCAGCTCATATCCGAACCATATTAACTCAAACAAGTCTGAGCATCCCTATACAAAATAAGAAACTCGCATTAGGAAGTTGGCAAGGGATCTATTTGTATGAGCATCGTTATACGCCACAACAGCGGCATCTGCTCATCACATTGATGGGATAA
- a CDS encoding Dabb family protein translates to MIRHIVLLPFKDELNDNECLELLKGLGALIEIIPEIQSFSCGKNNSPENLDRGYLFGFVMEFLTAEDREIYLNHPAHINYATNKILPNLVNGINSPIVFDYEL, encoded by the coding sequence ATGATAAGGCATATTGTTCTTTTACCTTTTAAAGATGAACTTAATGATAATGAATGCTTGGAGTTACTAAAAGGGCTAGGAGCATTAATAGAAATAATCCCAGAAATACAATCTTTTAGTTGTGGAAAAAATAACAGCCCAGAGAATTTAGACAGAGGATATTTATTTGGATTTGTTATGGAGTTTCTTACTGCAGAAGATAGAGAAATATATTTAAATCATCCTGCTCATATTAATTACGCAACTAATAAAATATTACCTAATTTAGTTAATGGCATCAACTCCCCTATTGTTTTTGATTATGAACTTTGA
- a CDS encoding GlcG/HbpS family heme-binding protein — MTLEIKALSLQMAKKMADAAEKTAIENKVCIAIAIMDAHGNLKYYRRMDNNNFVSVRMSQLKAMTSASIPVSTKVLADRNKNIDNGPYLSVPGIVLLEGGLPIITKDGQHIGAIGISGANPELDGICGQAGLNAIEEDL, encoded by the coding sequence ATGACATTAGAGATTAAAGCATTATCATTGCAAATGGCAAAAAAAATGGCTGATGCCGCAGAAAAGACAGCCATAGAAAATAAAGTGTGTATAGCAATTGCTATTATGGATGCTCATGGAAATCTCAAATATTACCGCCGTATGGATAATAATAACTTTGTTAGTGTTAGAATGTCTCAACTTAAAGCTATGACTTCAGCAAGCATACCTGTTTCAACGAAAGTACTTGCAGATAGAAATAAAAATATCGATAACGGCCCATATCTTAGTGTCCCTGGCATCGTTCTACTTGAGGGCGGCCTTCCTATCATTACTAAAGACGGTCAACATATTGGTGCAATTGGAATCAGTGGCGCTAATCCAGAGCTAGATGGTATTTGTGGACAAGCAGGTTTGAATGCTATTGAAGAAGATTTATAA
- a CDS encoding GNAT family N-acetyltransferase — MTIQINIRPYTPADAQHLVNIYYYTIHNINIQDYSEDQINAWAPYSSLELTGWKKKWETITPLVALIDDKIVGFTEFEPNGHIDCFYVHHEYQGFGIGASLMNEIFNKANDLNLKRVFAEVSITAKPFFEAKGFKVVKQQNVEIRGVKLTNFIMEHIKP, encoded by the coding sequence ATGACCATTCAAATTAATATTCGACCATATACACCTGCTGATGCGCAACACTTAGTCAATATTTATTACTATACCATTCATAATATTAATATTCAGGATTACTCTGAAGACCAAATTAATGCTTGGGCACCTTATTCATCTCTAGAATTAACCGGATGGAAGAAAAAATGGGAAACTATTACGCCTTTGGTTGCTCTAATCGACGATAAAATAGTTGGATTTACAGAATTTGAACCAAATGGTCACATTGATTGCTTTTATGTGCATCATGAATATCAAGGTTTTGGCATTGGTGCTTCATTAATGAATGAAATCTTTAATAAGGCAAACGATTTGAACCTAAAGCGAGTGTTTGCTGAAGTGAGTATTACAGCAAAACCATTTTTTGAAGCTAAAGGATTTAAAGTAGTCAAACAACAAAATGTAGAAATTAGAGGAGTAAAACTAACGAACTTCATTATGGAGCATATCAAACCGTAA